Genomic segment of Porites lutea chromosome 13, jaPorLute2.1, whole genome shotgun sequence:
ggtgttgccgtaaacagggtatgtatttttaaaggaatttttttgtcctaaacgGGGTCAGGATTTCAAACCCTCAGCTGCTCCCCTGGCCTCccaatgcgtgacgaacgaacccgacaggacgtctgcggggaggctactgCTCCCCTATACCAagagagatcattctctcttgtctatACCCAAATACTGGTCGAGTACCCCctctccccaccccccacctccccccccccctcctccagCACTGACATAAATCTCACATTTATAAAAGGAAAGGCGCGACATCCCTGGCACAGTAAAAAACACTTCACTATAGCTCTTATTTAGATGTCTGTGTATTAGTATGGTCTCTTTTAGGACAGGTTAAACTTGAGCCACACCCAGGTTTGTCTCCCTTCGggatttcattttcattttccgaGGAGAATCTCGGACACTTTTATATgataccatcatcatcatcatcatcatcatcatcaatctttatttatacacgaaatcgtatcatttgtgcatggtcttcctaggattCGTGTGTAAAATCAAATAAACTAAAATGCCTCTAAGGAACTATTTGACTATAAAGGTAAAAATACAGAAACTTATAttataataagagttacaatgagTCATAGTGTATTACGATAATCTTTCCTAtgaaatgaagttttaaaaacatttaaactaggcaggTTTCTgatctctgagggaatcttgttccacagaacagagCCTATGTAGTGTAGGCTCCCCCAGTTTTGCAGACTCAGTTCTGGGTGtggggacataataatttaactcagaatttctaagattCTGAGTGTGCATTTGAGGTGTCGGTAAAGATCCGCCTCAGATAGGACGGGGAAAGATcattatggattttatacattgtcacagccaactATTTAACTCTTACATATTCTAGCCTTTTCCAGCCAAGCTCATCCAGCGAACAGTCCCCCCGGGCTTACTGGCCAACCTGTTTTTCTTACTGACTCTCCCTCCTTTATTCTTCTCCTCCGCCCCCTACGAGGAGCTGACCGTCTCTACTAAACCCCGTAAAATTCACTTAGAAGAAATTACATCTGGGCAAATGGCTCTTGATCTGGGCCAAATCAAGTTCATGAAGAAATCGTTTGGCCTCGATCCAATGAAATTTTAGCCTGCGAAGCTGCAACCGCCTCTCCGGTGTCCTGGCTTCTCGTCGCAGAGTTGCCCTCCGAAAAGAGTTAGTTTGTTGCTTATTTAAAATGCTCATTTACGACCTCAAAAgggaaagaaatgtttttgtttatgtgttttgttttgttgtcgaggttgttgttgttgttgttttttttttcgacgagcatccccgtcagggagaggtgaggggggggggggaactccaTATTTTGAGAAAAGCGAGCCGGGCGGTATCCTGGGGATGGGGAAACACcgatttttctttcctttttcccacaatgcggagcctggtcccaggctaattTTATTCATAATCCGCAGTTACACAGTCACAAATTTGGCAACATGGAATTTGAAGCACCCGATCTTTGGCTTCTCACTCGATCACTCCTGACCCACGTTTCTCCTCTCAAGAGCGTTGGAAACCTCACCCAGCCCCTCCCCACTCAAGAGAATTTGACCCTTCATTCATATTGACATTGCCTATAAGATACAATGACAGAGAGTATTTCCTGTTTTCGTGTTGGAAGCCGGCTTTCAGAAAAAACACACTCCCAATTAGCAAAGGACTTTGAACGATAGTTCTACTTTATATTACATaacaattcaaagtagacagactgcaaattattttagttgctaaaaaatagatatctacgtgtcgcaactgttaaGATTTCAATTTTAACGTGATGGAGCCCGACAGGGTCAAAAATTATTTCCACTGGTTCGAGTAAAACGACCACTGAAGAAAGGGGTTAGAGCATCCTCCCCCTTAAAACAGGCACTTCAAAACAACATGTTCCAGCTTGGCTGAAAGTCAAGTAAATGTTTTGCCTCATTTCGTTTTTCACGTTAGATGTTTGGGCGCTCCAACCCTCTGTCCGTCCCAGACAGCTGGATgtattttgccattttgttgtGTTTAGTTATAACATGGCGGTACAGTCggctcccggtaactcgaacccttcATAACGCGAACCTCCCGCTGACCCGAAGCAATCATTTCCCCTCAAATAGTGtgtcggtcaaatcgaagcttcaacatgcccccctccccccgggcataccccgggcatttgacacctttgccgtcccggggaggagggaatttgattatcagaatCTTctagggggtggggaatttgaactgcaccatgtaaaatctttggcgtggcgacctatcatgggggacgcggtgttagaggattttcgtggaaaagattgtgcctttgtggccaattgtttacgaggaaagggcttaaacaagctttgtgccgtatttgaagtatttaagttttaaaatttttaatattagattcaggctttgaatgtatgaatgtattttattgttgagttcacaatgaaatacaacacttataccggcgattcaatacaacaagataaagtaaaataaaaagctcaggtcaactacttttACCTACTgtaagtatgttaattaataagatgagcgatgatgcatgtcagtgaaatggtcatgatgtagtaatctcaataggtgggatctttttttatacaacgctttgtatgttgcatgacgaagaaaagctgagcattcagtgaccttctcgcagcgatttccgccgctttgcacgagacttttgttcgtagtaaagaCGCTAAccgtgtttctcagtttttgttatatttaaaaagattttgttcgacaactgaaggcgtttccgccgtccttctgtcatttttttgcctgtgaaatgtccccggggtgggggcatttgatcacctgaatggaccctaatgtggggcatttgaacggcattttggctcgggtaggggggaatttgaacaaaaattttcaaaaaagtcaaatgcccggggggttggccggggggggggggcatgttgaagcttcgatttgaccgatacatagtTTTCTATAtgattttaccctcgataagtcggactcccgataactcgaactttttcctatttcccttgaaggttcgaattatccaGAGTCGACCTGGAAGTCGACTGTAGGTAGGCTTTCGATCCACACATTTCTAATAAAGAAAGCTCCGACATGTTACCACACTTAAGTGACACGTGATTTGACAAGTGTCAGTGGGATGTTATTTCCCTCGCACGTGCACCGGCATTAGTTTACGTGTAAGCTCTCTGGGTGGGGACCCTCTGGTGTAGGGGAAGAAAAAAACTGGAAGATCTTGCAGCCCCCTCCTCCGACCCAagactagcctgagtatcaggcgtttctgtttctcccccctcccccataggaaggcctgatactcaggctaaccCAAGACTAAGAGCCGCACTAGATCCCCTCACCCCCGCCGCGCcacccacaaaaaaaaaaataacagcaacaacaaaactaacaacTTCCAGACATCAAACGGACAAAGCTTGGAGATCAAGATCTTACTTCAGAATTCAAAAGTGTAATAAACAAAGTCAGATCAAattacttttaaagaaaaataacgtGTGGCACGagatttttgcgggttctattttttgcgatttttgcggtttttcttgcgatccgcaaaaataagttcccgcaaataaaaattaccgcaaacatttttcccgcaaaaatttacttgaGAGTAAAtattcgctacacaaaaatacagtacactaagaaatcgtgtctgacttgtctctttcattcagaaacaacgAAATACTGGCTTATTgcttgaaaatatgtttttctattggacgtactcaataaaaacgaaaataatacaatactgggtactttctgaaaatcgcaaaaattaattccccgCAAGAAAAACCAACCTGttctaatcgcaaaaattagttcccctccttcttccttttcttccttcttcCCTCTCTTTTAAGCACCCGGtacccccttccctccccctttaCCTCATATAGACAGATCCGATGTTATTTTAATATTCTCCTCTACCGCGTTCTGAATGCAAAAACATGATCAAGAGTATCATCTTCCCTAACATTAAACAGGATAACTTTTTAACCTCCGTCCACGTGGTGTGCATAGAAAAATTTTCATCAGAGTAATCATGGTAATTTATACTTCCGTTAAGATTCTACAGTAACCTAGCCCCTTTGTCCTGTTTTCCATTACCTCTCAGTAAATAAgtcaatttttaaattgttattgaTTATCAAAATGTACTATGACTTCGACTCGATCCGGGGAGAAATCCTGTGATGTAATTAATTAAAGTACCATTTGTTTGTTAGTAGTCTTCTACAAGAAATTTGGAATTTCTCGTGAATTTTTCCACGATTTTTCTTTGTAAGTCACTCGAAGGGTCGATTGAATGTTCTCTAAGTCAATTTCTCATGCAAtgggaagggggggaggggggaggtactccctgtaatggcctatacagggaggctcctcCAGAAAGAGGTGCCTTTCAGACTTCTGATCCATAGAAGGGAAGCAATTTCATTATTTGGAGTATATAAAAgtgtagggaaatctgtcacgTCTCTAAAAgaaccaaaattttaaaagacgCATTAAATGGGTGTGaaagagacaagaaaacttAATGATTTAGTGATTCACTCAGATTAAAATAACGGTGCATTTACAGTAGTTTATACTGAGGGACGCATCGCTCTAAACTAGGCTCGCGAAAGGAGTAAAATTTGTCAGTAGAAGTACGAAGGGatactttttctgtcaaaaatggtgtatAAAAAATAAGGCATTGGACCTCTGAGCAGAGCCTCCCGGTATAAAACTTAGTTTAGTACCCTCCGGGGTCTaaagctggtttgtttattctagTGTCACGGATCGTTTAGTATTTTTGATCGAGTGGCATCGCATAACATGACCCATAAAACAACAAGGGACTCTTGAGAAAGAGCGCTTTTTGAATGGATCATGGCCAGTTCGCAgaccttttattttctctttagagatctTCGAGCgtgcgtatgaaaataaaaaagcgcTGACGATTTGTTAGCCCCAGTCGCCCAAGAAGCGGTGGGGTAAAAGAAAGAACGTCTGGAGCCGGGATAAATCATGAAATGGCACGGATTGAGGACGGTATTTCTCCTTTAGTTTCGGCTTAAGCAATGCGTCGAGTGTTCTGATCGACTCAACTGTTCGCCCTTGCGAAAGCTACATTGAAGCGTGTTCCTTTTGCCGGAGTTACGTGGCCACTGCGTCTCGCAAGCAAAGGGCAGGCATTTCATCCAGGTCAAATCCGGCTTAGACTATTTGAAAGCCACACGTGGCGTTCATTTGATAAAAACGACCAAAACACGTCTCTAGTTCTTTGTGAAAATTTCCATAGCTTGGTAAAATTGAAGGAAAGTGAAGGAAAACGTGCTCCCGCGTAAGCGGACCATCTATGACGAGCTGGTCCAGAAGCCCGCTTTTTCTCTCATGCCACTTGGCTATCCAATTTCTTGTTTGACCTGTTTGAATTCAGGTTTTGCAAAACAGGCTCGGtaacagaaaaaattatttaaggTGTTCCTTTCGACTCTGATCAGAGGCTGCAAAGAGACAACAAACCTCTGCGGATTCTGTCGAAAGTGCACGCCGGTAAAACTCGTATTTTACGCTCCGATGACGCCAACCGGAGCAATGAGTCAAAAGGCAAAGCCGACGACGTTTACCTGCTGCTTGGTGAGTTTCGCATTTTTAAGACACGTTTTGGTAACCTTTCGTTATTATATAAACCTCTTGCACCACGATTTCAACTAGGCGCACGACTTTTCCTTCGTCTGCACTGTGTGTCTTGAAGGGAGAGCAGGATTTAACGATGCAAGCCTGATTTTATATGATTATTCCGGTTTTTGTATGCTGTGCGGATCTATATTTCCAAGGAACAAAGAGCGATCAGACTTCGCCCACGCGGATCGATCGCCGGAGAGCTAAGCGATCGAGCGAGGAAAATCAGAAAACCATTTCCATCTGCTGAGGTTTTGCTAGCATCCTTTTCCCATCTTTCTCTAAAACGAAATCGAAAGCTGGGTCAACTCAGctactttgtttttaaaataatttgctctTGGAACACATGCGGCAAAATAAGGTTATTTATGTTAAAATACAGACattgtttactttttaaaaagcatttttattaGCCGCAGCATGCGGCGAAGGATTTCCATTGGACTGCACGGTAAAAAGTACAAGGGCATAATCGAGCTGAAAGGAAATGCTGCTGTTAAGAGCAACCAAGCTGACAAGGACATTATTCCCTTGGTCGCTAAATTAATTTGCTCTCCCGGTTTCCTGGGGTATTTaagaaattatgcaaattttttgtgTTACCTCGAGTGGACAAATATAGATTTGTTACATAAACATGACAAAGATAAACATCTACTGTTTATGCGAAAAGACATAAGTACAGAACAGAAAATTCGCTGTATTGAAGGCGAATTTTAATTACTTTCTCGAGGTTTCCCTTGAGGCACACGGCTTTCTTTTGCTAAAAACGTTGCATTTGAAATCCTACTTTGCTctactttttaattttatattttatatttactcCGCGAAGGCAGCCGCAGCCCGCAGGCCCTACGTTGAGGTATATCATTGCACTGCAAAGAAAGATTAACTTTTATATATTCATGACTAGTGTTGACACCAAACGGAAATGCGCTTCACTTTGTGTGGCTAACGCACGTAGCTAGCTGAAGTTAAGACCAAGAACTGCAGccatattgttttaaaatactCTCGGGGAAAAAGGCGAAAacggaaaacgaaaagaaacagcaaaaaaaaaaaaggcaaaaaaaaaacaaaacaaaacaaatcggGGAGCGAAGCAAGCCGAGCGATGGCCTACTTCTGCTCGCcgattcttttctttctttctttctttctttctttctttctttctttctttctttctttctttctttctttctttctttctttctttctttctttctttctttctttctttctttctttctttctttctttctttttttggggggcttCTGCCCCAGGGCAAAGGGGAGCCTCATTGTCCCAAAGGGCCCCACCACCAACTGTCCCTATCGTTGATTTTATTGATCGGGGCCCCGGGGGTAaataacaaagttttatacggggaggcccTTCCTCGAGGTTTAACCCCTTACCCTGTAATATACcattttaacagaaaaggtacccctttcacataccaagttcagaactttgcatccttttttaactgctgtaaatgtactttcttttaaatatgatAAAATATACAAAACCAGTTAACCCTTTTATCCTTTTTACAGACCTACCTGACAGATTTCCattccctttcatatacttcaactagtgaaatcccatTCCTACCCTTTCCTATAAACTTGAACCTTGCAAAAAGTGCCTTCGGGCGGAGCCTTTTTATATAGGGCATTATAAGGAGTGCACCCCGCCCCcgacccccccctcccctcccccacccccttcatTATAGGAGGAAACAGGGTTCTGTCGGTTCTGCTTTTCGATTATATTTCGGTCCAAGATTTTAGTTAAATTTCTTGTGCTTTTCCTCGTAACCTTAATTTACCCACGTTCGGGCTTTGGTCGTCTTGAAGAAGCAGAAGAGAAATTGACAAATACGGCAACGATGCATTCTAGTGCCAGCGTAAAAGCCCTTTTTTCTAGGTaatttcgttgttgtttttttgtttgtttcgagGCGATCAATCAACGATTTTCCGATTTCATTAGTCACGGGATACTGATCCACCATGGCTCCCATGTGGACTATTGACAGTTTAACCCTAATCGCAACAGTTCCTAGCTGAGCCGGTTCGAAACAGCGGTAATTCTCAATCAATTCTCCTCACGTTTACACATGTCATACTGTAGAATAGCTTTAAATTCAAGAACAACGAAACCAACAAAGGGCGCCCAAAACACCTGTGTATATCTACCGCGTATAATGATAGTTTTTAAATTCTCGAAACACGCGCGTTGTGCAGTTGTAACGCAACCTTACACAAGGCACGTGGGTTGCACGTGCGTTCAAAACAAAGTGTACATAAATTACGGAAGCACTCTAAAAATGATGATTTAGGCCCATGTCATTTTTAGCTAGCCTGTTTCAGATGGACATACCTGTAGCCCGCATTACTTTGTATAATTTAACTTTTGTCAATAGTGATACTATAAAATATAGGGAGGTTGCTCCTTTAAAGatacttttttttaccttaatggCATTGAAGATTGCATGCAAACAAGAATTTGACCAATATTGGAAGAGGCGAGTCTTTTCTATCTTTAGAAACTCTTTTGTTTACTGGCATGAACTGAGGAGACTTTGCGCACAAGGGAGTTTACAACTACCTTACTAGATTCTGTTGCATTGCAGTTAGACGATGCTGAATTGGCTAAACAGAGTTGTCAAGCAGTATTGCAGTCTGCAAACAAGAAGGAAAAGGCAGCACAGATTGTGGTGTGCAAAGAAACAGTGTCAACTGGGCAGGATAGTTGTTGGTCTTGGGTGGTGTGTTTTGCGGCTGTTTTTTCAAATGTGGTTATTTGTGGGTTTACCTACAGCTATGGTATCTTGTTTCCAGCTCTCCTAGACGAGTTTCAGCAGGGAAAAGCTAACACAGGTAATGAAACAACATAGAAGAGCACCTCATATGAGAATTGGCATCCTTTCGGGAGGAGGCCTGGGGAATACTCCCGCGAAACTGTGAACGTGCGGGACTGATTGTTGCCCGTTTGTAAACTGAACATTTTGGTATCACTCAGCGTGTTCAAGACGAAGCAACTTTAAATTTTGCCCCTTGCATGTATCTCTTTTTGatgggagtgcccccccccccccgggggggggggctggtatCGCGTGCTTATTTTCGAACTACCTCTGTCAAAAACGCAGTTCCTTGCTTATCTTATCACTGAATTAAAACATTTAGATTGGACTGCAAAGCGggtttttcaaattaattcGTTGCTTTAGAAAACCGCTTGGAGTCTCTTTATCTTCTAACCTGCAGCTAGAAGAAATGGGTGATCTAAGTATATAACTTACTATAATTCCCTACGTCTTGCTTGTTAATGATCTCGCACTCAAATCTACAGGTCTCATATATTTCTCTCTAAATCTCGAGAGTGCACTACTCAGCTTACCCACTTGAATTGAGCTTCAATATCAACACGAATGTTTTTACAATGTTATTTATCAGTGTAGTTCTTACAgcattagcaaaaaagcaagcGATATTTAAGACTTTGGAGTACAACGTCGCAACGCAGTCGTTAAAAGATGTGTAAAATGTCTCCAGTACCCCCAGAAACTCAGATCTTTGACCATTATCAAGTCTGTAAAATCATGATAACCTTAAATCTACTGGTAACTAACTCacctctctgcctgtacttacacatggtgctatttgtttttcaaaatttcacatgatgaaatttggaaatttggtcaaaatttgctttagGCTAAATTTGGCGGTGATTGGAGAAGGTTCTCCTTTATAAGGCATTGTTTAAGGGATCAGTTCCATAAAAATTAACTatagtaatcggctcctgacctAACAACTCACGCCCAAGTTCCCTTTACCGAACACCTAAGCGGGCAGTCATGGTCCCAATCAAAACTACTAACACTGTATTCTAAACCTTCCTTTACGAGGACGCCCCTCTCCTTAGTCGCAGGGGGCATCCTCTTTCGGAAGGTTCTACTATTGCTTCTAAGTACGTAAACTCCTCTTTCCTTATTTCCCCTTACTTCCTTTATGCTTTTGTATTGAACGCTCACGTCAGGGTCGCCCCTTCTACCTTTCTTAGggacttttttgtacatttctctgcccgtttttgcacgactacgacgtgaacatgcctaatttcgcgttttatggacgacgtaaacaagcaacgaggaaattttatttctctttctgtacttggatatggtgccgggttcgcctacatttgacaaagtaagtgggtaggaataattgcgatactGAAAGAACGTAAatccactttttaagcgacgttctcattgccgtcgcgtcgctggatcttaaagtccctattgtaACATACTTCGGCCGCTAACTAGCCTGCGAGCGAGCTCTACATCGCCCCCGCGTCTTCTTTTGCGTGcggctctcgcgtgacttctcgcgactcccccaaCAGGAGAGCTTGTTCGCTTGCTAGCCACTTACGAACATTAAAGatatttttccacttttgtttttcattagcTTGGATAGGTTCAATTGCAATGGCAGGTGTTGGACTCTATGGTCCTATCATCGGAAAGGTCTACCATCGTTTTGGTGCTCGAACTGTGGCGTTTTTGGGATCAATTATCTGTGTGATTAGCCTCATAGCGACCTCCCAAGCCCCCAACCTCTATGTCATGCTTGCCACGTATGGAGTGTTATTCGGCTTTGGTGCCTGTAGTGTATATATGATTACGTTTATGGCCGTGCCAAGGTACTTCGTTAGGTGGCGCTCTCTAAGTTTGGGACTAATAGCAATGGGGCCTGGTGGAGGACTATTTATCATGAGCCCTATTGTACAAGCTCTGTTCGAAAGGTTCGGCTGGCGAGGAACATTTTTAGCTATGGCTGGTGTCGTTTCTCTAGCATGCGTAATGGCATTTGTTTATCGACCAATCACCCTGGAATCTGACAAAGTGGAACTACACAGTGACAGCAAAG
This window contains:
- the LOC140923139 gene encoding monocarboxylate transporter 4-like; the encoded protein is MTPTGAMSQKAKPTTFTCCLLDDAELAKQSCQAVLQSANKKEKAAQIVVCKETVSTGQDSCWSWVVCFAAVFSNVVICGFTYSYGILFPALLDEFQQGKANTAWIGSIAMAGVGLYGPIIGKVYHRFGARTVAFLGSIICVISLIATSQAPNLYVMLATYGVLFGFGACSVYMITFMAVPRYFVRWRSLSLGLIAMGPGGGLFIMSPIVQALFERFGWRGTFLAMAGVVSLACVMAFVYRPITLESDKVELHSDSKADSKFWDLSIVKHKKFMLCVTAGVVFYLGHYTPTVHMVRFLEDRGSSEVKASRLYIYSGIASLLVRPVIGRVNDLTWVNPCYIYTVAAALEGVFTILLPFASRQFHFVIYFVFYGLADGTVGCGINIAILNSLPERLKPLGFGIYNCLSCITSACGPALGGLVADISGSYVPVFHMVGTIMLVGAALLLGVSCIKNPDKLRTEQDVDLWEMLLVVEKCSVV